A window of Oncorhynchus kisutch isolate 150728-3 linkage group LG10, Okis_V2, whole genome shotgun sequence contains these coding sequences:
- the coa3b gene encoding cytochrome C oxidase assembly factor 3b, with the protein MAAEGDGEIASKEQLTAAQKQLLRKRQDLDYWKKNALKIRSRNRITGLAIGAFVIGMFSYTILSVKQERIMEDIDNEAKINYIRGPRTGTNS; encoded by the exons ATGGCGgctgaaggagatggagagatcgCTTCAAAGGAGCAACTTACAGCGGCACAGAAGCAACTTCTCAGGAAAAGACAAGATCTCGACTATTGGAAGAAAAACGCGCTAAAAATACGTAGTCGCAACCGCATAACTGGACTAGCTATCGGGGCGTTTGTCATCGGCATGT TCAGCTACACTATCCTCTCAGTGAAGCAGGAGAGGATCATGGAGGACATTGATAACGAGGCAAAGATTAATTACATCAGAGGCCCCAGGACCGGGACCAACTCTTAG